GAATTTCATAATTTATTCTTAAAATTTCTTTTTTCTTAAAAATCCGGCAAACCTATTAACAACTAATTAGCGTAAATAAAAAATATCTTTGAAAATCAACAAAACCACACCCACCATTATTAACCTAATTAATTGTTATTATGAAAAAAGTAGAAGTAAAGGAAGTCGGCACAAGCAGGAGAAGCTTCCTTAAGATCAGCGGGATCACCCTTGCAGGTGCAGGGCTCCTCCTGGCCGGTTGCAGCAGCGACGACGACAGTTCGAACAACGACAACCAGCTTCCGGGCGTAAGGGGCGATAAATTTGACCTTGGCGGGGGCGACTTAGGTATACTTACCTACGCGTACGCACTTGAACAGCTTGAAGCCGATTTTTACACAAAGGTGGTTAACGGCAGCATGTTCGGTACAATCTTTAATGCTGAAGAACAGGCAGTATTGGCCGATTTGTATGCCCATGAGGTTGTACACAGGGAATTCTTTAAGGCAGCCCTTACAGGAGCGCTCGAAGACGACAGCCGTTTGCTGCCAAACCTGGAATTTAATTATGCTTCTGTAAATTTCAACAACAGGGCAAGCGTTCTCGGCACTGCCAAAGCGCTTGAAGACACCGGCGTTTCTGCTTATAATGGCGCGGGAAGGTATATCCAGAACTCAGACTATTTATTGATTGCAGGCAAGATTGTTTCGGTAGAAGCAAGGCACGCTTCGGCCATCAGGAGCCTGCTCAACCCGGGAACCGACTCTTTTGCAGGTGACGATGTGGTAACTGCATCTAACGGATTGGACAAAGCAGAAAGGCCATCGGTAATCATACCGCAGGTTGCATCGCTAAACTTTATCCAGACACCTTTTACAGCCAACTTCTTACCATAACCATTAATTTACGAAATCATGAATATCATAAAATTTATAGAGTCGTTCACTAACGAAGGCATGATAAAAAGCCTTAGTGAAAAAGGCTCCCGCAGGGATAGTTTTACACAGTTCCAAAACATAGGAAAAACGGCAGCATTTGCAGCAGTACCTTTCGGACTTTCAGCGCTATTGGCCCCAACAAAAGCAAGGGCGGCATCGGCAGCATTTTTTACCGAGGCAGCAGCAACACCTACCGATGCATTAAAACTTGCATTGACACTGGAATACCTTGAAGACGAATTTTACCAAATGGCGCTTGATACCAATGGCCTTATCCCGGCTGCCGACCAGGCGATCATAGCACAGATAAGCCAGCACGAATCGGCGCACGTTGAATTTTTAAAGCAGGCATTAGGTAATGATGCCCCTGAAAAACCAACTTTCGACTTTACCGTTGGCGGCGCGTTTCCAACATTTACAGACTACAATACATTCCTTGCGCTTTCGCAGGCTTTTGAAGATACCGGCGTAAGGGCTTATAAAGGACAGGCAGCCAACCTGATGTCTAACGGCGACTTGCTGCAGGCTGCACTACAGATACACTCTGTTGAAGCGAGGCACGCCTCGCAGATAAGGAGGCTGAGGGGCCAAAAAGGATGGATTGTAGGCAATGACCGTGGAGGGCTGCCATCTCAGGCACAGGCTGTTTACGATGGCGAGCAGGAAACAATGCAGGCAGGCTTTAACACTGCTGTTGTGAGCAATGCCGGCAACCCTGTAATTCCTGCAGCCGCAGGGCCGGAATCTTTTGATGAGCCACTTACAGGCGACCAGGCAACAAGCATTGCCAGCCTGTTCATAGTGCCATAACGATAAAAATTAAGTTGATCTGCTGCCTACAGGATTATTTCCTGTGGGCAGTTTTTCGTTTTATCCATTTCTATAATGAAATTATATTGAAAACTGAATATCGCGACAAAGGAAACACCAATTTAGTCCGCTGTGCGCAAAGGAAATAATCCAAAAGATTATTCAGCAAAATTCTTATATTCGGCGCGCAATACAATTTAACTATCCCATGATTATTTTCGGAACCCGCGCCAGAAAAATTGCCGAACTAAAAATCAACACAACATGTACAAATTGCCAGACTGATGATTCCCTGGAGATGGACCTCTACCAACGATACGGGCATATTTGGTACATTCCCTTTGTCCCATCCGGAAGAACAGCAGTTTCTCATTGCGGCAATTGCAATACGGTCGAACAGGAACCCTATTTCCCGGCAGGATATAAGTCGGAATTCTTCAGGCTTAAAGATACCGTGAAAACCCCGTGGTGGACTTATTCAGGGCTCGGCCTGTTAGTTGCTTTAATTATTGTAATGTTTATAGTAATCGCAAACGACAATGCCCAGGATGCCGAATATATAGCGAAACCTAAAAAAGGCGACATTTATGAGATCAAACTTAACGATTCCCAATACACCCTTTACAAGGTAGACCGTGTTGAAGGCAATATGGTATTCTTATTTGAGAATGAATTTTTAGTAGATGACGAGTCGGGCATTTATAAACTGAAAGACAAGCCTTTTTACAAAGAAAGCTATCCGGTTGGGCTGACGAACCTGAAACACATGCTCGATGTTGGCGAGATACTGGAAGTTGAACGGGACGAATAGCCTCCGCAAAATCTTATATTGCTAAATCTCCACAGACGGATCAAAAATGCAATCCCACAATTTTTGGTATTGATCCCATAAATTTAGCTTCATATACAGGCAATAAAAAAGCCCCTGAGACATCAGAGGCTTTTTAGTTGTGCGGGTGATAGGACTCGAACCTACACACCGTGAGGCACCAGATCCTAAGTCTGGCGTGTCTACCAATTTCACCACACCCGCAGGAGATAATTAAACAGGTAATTGTTTCATTATTGTGGGTGCAAATATACGCATAGTTTCTTACTATCAAAGGAAAAATTGAAATTTTTTAAAATTTATTTTTTTGTACTTTTGACTGACAAACGTATATCACTAATTATAAATGGATAACATAAAAAATTATGTGCAGCAGCACAAGCAAAGATTTATAGACGAACTTATAGAATTACTGAAAATACCGTCTGTGAGTGCCGACAGCGCCTACTCACAGGATGTGATCAATACGGCCGATGCGGTTAAGGCCAGCCTCGAAAAAGCGGGCTGCGATAAAGTAGAGCTTTGCGAGACACCGGGCTACCCTATTGTATATGGCGAAAAGATAATCGACCCCAACCTTCCTACTGTTCTTGTTTACGGCCATTATGACGTTCAGCCGCCGGACCCGGTAGACCTCTGGACATCGCCGCCGTTTGAGCCTGTCATAAGAAAAACCGAGCTGCACCCGGAAGGCGCAATATTTGCCCGCGGTGCCTGCGACGACAAAGGCCAGATGTATATGCACGTAAAAGCGCTGGAGTATATGGTGCAGAACAACGCGTTGCCATGCAACGTGAAATTCATGATCGAGGGCGAGGAAGAAGTAGGTTCGCCAAGCCTTGCCTGGTTTGTAGAGCGCAACCAGGAGAAGCTGGCCAATGATGTGATCCTTATCTCAGACACGGGGATGATCTCCAACCAGCAGCCATCTATCACCACCGGATTGAGGGGACTGAGCTATGTTGAGGTGGAAGTTACCGGCCCGAACCGCGACCTGCATTCAGGACTATACGGCGGCGCTGTAGCCAACCCGATAAACATCCTTGCCAAGATGATCGCGCAGCTGCATGACGAGAACAACCATATTACCATTCCCGGATTTTATGATAAGGTAGAAGAACTTACCCGCGAAGAGCGTGACGAGATGGCCAAAGCGCCTTTCTCGCTAGATGCCTATAAGAAAGCGCTGGACATTGAAGATGTATATGGCGAAACCGACTATACTACCAACGAGCGCAACTCCATACGTCCTACGCTTGACGTGAACGGCATTTGGGGCGGCTATACCGGCGAAGGCGCCAAAACGGTTATTGCCAGCAAGGCTTTTGCCAAAATCTCGATGCGATTGGTGCCTGACCAGGACTGGAACGAGATCACGGAATTGTTCACCAAGCATTTTACAAGCATTGCACCGAAAGGCGTTACCGTAAAAGTGAAGCCTCATCATGGCGGCCAGGCGTATGTAACACCGATAGACAGCATCGGTTACCGTGCCGCTGCCGCTGCCTATGAGGAAAGCTTTGGCATCAAGCCGATACCGGTGCGTTCCGGCGGCAGTATCCCTATCGTGGCGCTGTTCGAAAAAGAGCTGAAAAGCAAAACTATTATGATGGGCTTTGGGCTGGACAGCGATGCCATCCACTCCCCTAACGAGCACTACGGCATATTTAATTATATGAAAGGCATAGAGACGATTCCGTTGTTTTATAAGCATTTTACGGAAATGAGTAAATAGGCCTCTCCCCAGCCCTCTCCAAAGGAGAGGGAGCAGCTTCACTCAAAATGGAGACACTTCTGTATAAAGGTTTAAATGATGAAAATCCGCTAATAAAAAAGCGGATTTTTTTTATACCTGTTACAACCCTTTTAGTTATACCCGCATCTTTATAGGAAAGAACCATAATAATCAGGGTATGAAAGCGATACTAACAAGCACTTTATTTATATTTACATTAAGCGCCTCTGCGCAAAATCTTGTGTTATCCCAGAAAGAACCATCACCTGAAAGCAGTTGGGTAAAAGTATACAACGAGGGGCTTATGGGGTATCTGGATGAGACAGGGCAGGAAATAATCCCTCCTGTGTATGAGGAGACAGGCCGTTTTGGGGAATATTGCATAAATATGGCAGTGGTGAGAAAAGACGAGCTTTATGGCCTTATAGATACCGATGGCAATGTGGTTGCCGAAGCACAGTATGACATGATAGGCCGCGAGGGTGAATACAAGCCTGGCTGGATATTGGTACAAAGAGAAGGCCTTTACGGGTTTATTGACCGTAGCGGTGAAGAGATCGTAACGCCTGCTTACACCGAAATAGGAGTGAAAAGCGATACATTAAAAATTAATTGATGTCCGAAAAGGAACTTATTTCCGGTTGCGCACGCCAGGATCGACTGGCACAGCACCATGCTTATACTGCGTATGGCCCAAAAGTCATGGGCATATGCAAGCGGTATATGAAGGACCGGGAGCGTGCCGAGGAGATGGCCATGAATACGTTTCTTTCCGTTTTCAAAAATATAGGGCAGTACAAAAACGAAGGGAGTTTTGAAGGCTGGATACTTAAGATCGCCGTAAATTGCTGCCTAA
Above is a genomic segment from Flavobacterium album containing:
- a CDS encoding ferritin-like domain-containing protein, with the protein product MKKVEVKEVGTSRRSFLKISGITLAGAGLLLAGCSSDDDSSNNDNQLPGVRGDKFDLGGGDLGILTYAYALEQLEADFYTKVVNGSMFGTIFNAEEQAVLADLYAHEVVHREFFKAALTGALEDDSRLLPNLEFNYASVNFNNRASVLGTAKALEDTGVSAYNGAGRYIQNSDYLLIAGKIVSVEARHASAIRSLLNPGTDSFAGDDVVTASNGLDKAERPSVIIPQVASLNFIQTPFTANFLP
- a CDS encoding ferritin-like domain-containing protein; protein product: MNIIKFIESFTNEGMIKSLSEKGSRRDSFTQFQNIGKTAAFAAVPFGLSALLAPTKARAASAAFFTEAAATPTDALKLALTLEYLEDEFYQMALDTNGLIPAADQAIIAQISQHESAHVEFLKQALGNDAPEKPTFDFTVGGAFPTFTDYNTFLALSQAFEDTGVRAYKGQAANLMSNGDLLQAALQIHSVEARHASQIRRLRGQKGWIVGNDRGGLPSQAQAVYDGEQETMQAGFNTAVVSNAGNPVIPAAAGPESFDEPLTGDQATSIASLFIVP
- a CDS encoding dipeptidase; translation: MDNIKNYVQQHKQRFIDELIELLKIPSVSADSAYSQDVINTADAVKASLEKAGCDKVELCETPGYPIVYGEKIIDPNLPTVLVYGHYDVQPPDPVDLWTSPPFEPVIRKTELHPEGAIFARGACDDKGQMYMHVKALEYMVQNNALPCNVKFMIEGEEEVGSPSLAWFVERNQEKLANDVILISDTGMISNQQPSITTGLRGLSYVEVEVTGPNRDLHSGLYGGAVANPINILAKMIAQLHDENNHITIPGFYDKVEELTREERDEMAKAPFSLDAYKKALDIEDVYGETDYTTNERNSIRPTLDVNGIWGGYTGEGAKTVIASKAFAKISMRLVPDQDWNEITELFTKHFTSIAPKGVTVKVKPHHGGQAYVTPIDSIGYRAAAAAYEESFGIKPIPVRSGGSIPIVALFEKELKSKTIMMGFGLDSDAIHSPNEHYGIFNYMKGIETIPLFYKHFTEMSK
- a CDS encoding WG repeat-containing protein, giving the protein MKAILTSTLFIFTLSASAQNLVLSQKEPSPESSWVKVYNEGLMGYLDETGQEIIPPVYEETGRFGEYCINMAVVRKDELYGLIDTDGNVVAEAQYDMIGREGEYKPGWILVQREGLYGFIDRSGEEIVTPAYTEIGVKSDTLKIN